One Glandiceps talaboti chromosome 2, keGlaTala1.1, whole genome shotgun sequence genomic region harbors:
- the LOC144452006 gene encoding carboxypeptidase B-like, whose product MNVYSLQYVLVFVFASVLLSRCDGAKRRLDGYQVWRVKVQSEKDFKTMENLENSGRFDFWEFPFDLMVTPDDVTEVREILEKNEMKHEIWVQDVQTLIDNQFNVRDGTVKGLTTDPNDEFYTKYHRYAEIDQWVRDTAARYPSLAEDFIFGKSFEKRVMRALKVGNSTGKSNKPAMWIHSGIHAREWISPATNIWMTNKMLQDYGQNDLVTRLLDTFDIYILPVLNPDGYEYTWDVYRLWRKTRSVNLNSESDCYGVDANRNWGYEFGGGGTSSDPCSYIYRGEFPHSEIEVKQVVDFVNEKSKTQDFKFFMDIHSYSQMWLGPWGYTYDHPKDYDDHMAVGKAFSDAVRAVYGTEYTYGTTPDLLYIAAGISVDWGYGAAGIKYTFTPELRDTGKYGFLLPEDQILPTAEETYQGMLAVYDIVMNATLSGEI is encoded by the exons ATGAACGTCTATTCACTCCAGTATGTACTGGTATTCGTGTTTGCAAGTGTGTTGCTGAGTCGATGTGATGGGGCAAAAAGACGTCTTGATGG GTATCAGGTATGGAGAGTCAAGGTTCAGTCGGAGAAGGATTTCAAAACCATGGAAAATTTGGAAAACTCTGGAAGG TTTGACTTTTGGGAATTTCCGTTTGATCTGATGGTGACACCAGATGACGTCACAGAAGTTCGCGAGATATTGGAGAAGAACGAGATGAAACACGAGATTTGGGTTCAAGATGTCCAGACACTGATTGACAATCAGTTTAATGTTAGAGATGGTACGGTTAAAGGACTTACAACAGACCCAAATGATGAATTTTATACCAAGTATCATCGTTATGCTGAG ATCGACCAGTGGGTTCGAGACACGGCGGCCAGATATCCATCTTTGGCGGAAGATTTCATATTTGGTAAATCCTTCGAGAAGCGAGTAATGAGGGCATTAAAG GTTGGTAATTCAACCGGTAAAAGCAATAAACCCGCTATGTGGATCCACAGTGGTATACATGCTAGAGAATGGATTTCACCAGCCACTAATATATGGATGACCAACAAA ATGCTACAAGACTACGGTCAGAATGACTTGGTGACCAGGCTTCTGGATACGTTTGATATCTATATTCTTCCGGTACTTAACCCCGATGGATACGAGTATACCTGGGATGTG TATCGACTATGGCGAAAAACAAGATCTGTGAATTTGAACTCTGAATCTGATTGCTACGGAGTAGATGCAAATAGAAATTGGGGTTACGAATTTGGAG GTGGCGGTACCAGCAGTGATCCATGTTCCTACATTTACCGCGGAGAATTTCCACATTCTGAAATAGAAGTAAAACAAGTTGTCGATTTCGTAAACGAGAAATCAAAGACTCAAGATTTTAAGTTTTTCATGGATATCCACAGCTATTCACAGATGTGGCTAGGTCCATGGGGTTACACTTATGACCACCCAAAAGATTATGACGACCAC ATGGCGGTTGGTAAAGCATTTTCCGATGCTGTCAGAGCAGTGTACGGTACTGAATATACATATGGAACGACTCCCGATTTGTTAT ATATAGCTGCCGGAATCAGCGTAGACTGGGGATATGGTGCGGCTGGGatcaaatatacatttacacCCGAACTACGAGATACTGGTAAATACGGATTCCTGTTACCAGAGGATCAAATTTTGCCAACGGCAGAAGAAACCTACCAAGGAATGTTGGCGGTCTATGATATCGTCATGAACGCTACATTATCTGGTGAAATTTAA